One region of bacterium genomic DNA includes:
- a CDS encoding nucleotide sugar dehydrogenase: protein MEGLKNKIKKKKAKIGVIGLGYVGLPLAAEFAQSGFNVSGFELDRNKIEKINKGISYIPDIKTDDIASLVKEKRLSATADFSCLSMMDVIFICVPTPFTKAKAPDISYIIAATNSIKESLKKGQLIILQSTTYPGTTEEVVVPILEETGFKADIDFFVAFSPERIDPGNKTWTIKNTPKVVGGLTEKSTEIACFLFSQIISEANVHPVSSPKSAELCKLLENTFRAVNIALVNELTLLCRRMGIDVWEVINAASTKPFGFMKFSPGPGVGGHCIPVDPFYLSWKAREFDFSTKFIELAAEINLMMPRYVVSLIASALNQKKKPMNGSKILVLGAAFKKDIDDYRNSPSEFIMELLLDEDVSLFYNDPYIPSITVKNKAFTSTEVSKETLKDMDCVVIATDHSSYNYKDIVQSADLVIDTRNATNGIENKEKIIRL, encoded by the coding sequence ATGGAAGGGCTAAAAAATAAAATAAAGAAAAAGAAAGCAAAAATTGGCGTTATTGGGCTTGGTTATGTTGGCCTTCCCTTGGCAGCTGAATTTGCTCAATCTGGATTTAATGTTTCTGGATTTGAGCTTGATAGGAATAAGATTGAGAAGATAAATAAGGGTATTTCATATATCCCTGATATTAAAACAGATGATATTGCATCTTTGGTCAAAGAAAAGAGGCTTTCTGCAACAGCTGATTTTTCTTGTCTTTCTATGATGGATGTAATCTTTATCTGCGTTCCAACACCATTTACAAAGGCAAAGGCACCAGATATTTCTTATATTATTGCCGCAACAAATTCTATAAAAGAAAGCCTAAAAAAAGGACAGCTTATAATCCTTCAATCAACAACATACCCAGGGACAACAGAGGAGGTTGTTGTTCCAATTCTTGAGGAAACAGGTTTTAAGGCAGACATTGACTTCTTTGTAGCATTTTCTCCAGAGAGGATTGACCCTGGGAATAAAACCTGGACAATAAAAAATACACCAAAGGTTGTTGGAGGTTTAACAGAAAAATCCACTGAGATTGCTTGCTTTTTGTTCTCCCAGATAATATCAGAGGCAAATGTTCATCCTGTATCTTCCCCAAAATCAGCAGAGCTATGCAAATTGCTGGAAAATACATTCAGGGCTGTAAATATTGCATTAGTAAATGAGCTTACCCTTTTATGCAGAAGGATGGGTATTGATGTCTGGGAGGTTATCAATGCGGCATCCACAAAGCCATTTGGATTTATGAAATTTTCTCCAGGGCCTGGTGTGGGTGGACATTGTATCCCCGTTGACCCATTTTATCTCTCCTGGAAAGCAAGGGAATTTGATTTTTCAACAAAATTTATTGAGCTAGCAGCAGAGATAAACCTTATGATGCCAAGGTATGTTGTATCCCTTATTGCCTCTGCTTTAAATCAAAAGAAAAAGCCTATGAATGGCTCAAAAATTCTTGTTCTTGGTGCGGCATTTAAAAAGGATATAGATGATTACCGAAATTCTCCATCTGAATTTATTATGGAGCTTTTACTTGATGAAGATGTATCCCTTTTTTACAATGACCCCTATATTCCATCTATTACAGTAAAAAATAAAGCCTTTACCTCAACAGAGGTATCAAAAGAGACCTTAAAAGATATGGATTGCGTTGTTATTGCAACAGACCATTCTTCTTATAATTATAAAGATATTGTCCAATCGGCAGACCTTGTTATAGATACAAGGAATGCAACAAATGGTATAGAAAATAAAGAAAAGATCATAAGGTTATGA
- a CDS encoding prohibitin family protein, which produces MKEDVYEAKIKRGVDKFKGIAIIIGLIFLFLIFFPIFNPIVIVDAGKRGVILNFGAVSEKVLDEGLHFRIPIMQRVIQMDVRVNKEQTDAAAASADLQQTHSTIALNYHILPDSAWKVYKTIGTEFKEKMIDPAIQEGVKAITAKYTAVELITEREKVGGEIKELLKQKLLPYNIIVDELSIVNFMFSQQFTEAIESKQTAEQLALKAQRDLERIKIEAEQQVAQAKAEAEALRLKRENITDDLIRLRQIEANLKAIEKWDGRMPQITGGVLPFIDVKSLQ; this is translated from the coding sequence ATGAAGGAAGATGTTTATGAGGCTAAAATTAAAAGGGGGGTAGATAAATTTAAGGGAATTGCAATAATAATAGGGCTTATATTTTTGTTTTTGATATTCTTCCCTATATTTAACCCAATTGTTATTGTTGATGCAGGAAAAAGGGGGGTTATTCTAAATTTTGGGGCTGTTTCCGAAAAGGTTTTAGATGAGGGATTACATTTTAGAATCCCGATTATGCAAAGGGTAATCCAAATGGATGTTAGGGTTAATAAGGAACAGACAGATGCAGCAGCAGCATCAGCTGACCTCCAGCAAACACACTCTACTATTGCCCTTAATTATCATATCCTTCCTGATAGTGCATGGAAGGTTTATAAGACTATCGGCACTGAGTTTAAGGAAAAAATGATAGACCCGGCAATTCAGGAGGGTGTAAAGGCTATTACCGCAAAGTATACGGCTGTTGAGCTTATTACAGAGAGGGAAAAGGTAGGAGGAGAAATAAAGGAGCTGTTGAAGCAAAAATTACTACCCTATAATATTATTGTTGATGAGCTTTCCATTGTTAATTTTATGTTCTCCCAGCAATTTACAGAGGCTATTGAGTCAAAGCAAACAGCTGAGCAATTGGCTTTAAAGGCACAAAGAGACCTTGAAAGGATAAAGATAGAGGCAGAGCAGCAAGTAGCACAAGCAAAGGCAGAGGCAGAGGCTTTGAGGCTCAAAAGGGAAAACATTACAGATGACCTTATAAGATTAAGGCAAATAGAGGCAAATTTAAAGGCTATAGAAAAATGGGATGGAAGAATGCCTCAGATTACAGGTGGTGTCCTACCATTTATTGATGTAAAAAGCCTTCAATAG
- a CDS encoding glycosyltransferase family 39 protein: MKQKRKKVLNKPKKASKPLKKEWIFVVFFLFLGTAFRIIHLQSIEKNDPTFYNLPYGTDMVTYDNYAKNILQGKHPVPFFYNPLYPYFLSIIYLFFGPDLYIARLIQMIIGVLTLFFIFLVGDRVFGRKAAIISLGLASFYDMFILHESLLLLETLAGFLNIISLFFLLKIEKEPCFKNIFLSGLFLGLSTISRANILLFLPFIFLWMIFVLKKKAILSFSLLSLFTLLFISPVTIANYCASGKFLLVSGNGPINLWVGNNERADGTYAQPPFSPKLEKRIKEIGDKALIEDVIRFIKEKPKMFINLTIRKFFLFWGAFEIANNMNYEQMKSWSSIMKLPFFIGFGTIGPLALFGIFLSLRKRECLLLNLYILSFTISTIIFSIMARHKIVFLPSLIIFSSFSILWFYEKILKMDYKKILLLFPVFLFSFLLVWNKEVYSSFFPFIHPEGIHIQEKGYTIIKDASNDWRGGNAVIFSDKEAIKKEIIITEDLSLYKEAEIGFKYCLDEFPGILTIKINDSFSLPLRLGMSTQGLVKGFGFSIPIKSLKKGKNSIILSVDGKSHFGLLYDTTYTFKRSYEFKDNNFRKIKQGEFMLWLLLKQHKEKNAITQVK; this comes from the coding sequence TTGAAACAAAAGAGAAAGAAAGTTTTAAACAAGCCTAAAAAGGCATCAAAACCATTAAAGAAGGAATGGATTTTTGTTGTTTTTTTTCTCTTTCTTGGCACTGCTTTTAGAATTATTCATCTGCAAAGTATTGAAAAGAATGATCCAACATTCTATAACCTTCCCTATGGAACCGATATGGTTACTTATGATAATTATGCAAAAAATATCCTTCAAGGAAAGCATCCCGTTCCTTTCTTTTATAACCCATTATATCCATATTTCCTTTCTATAATCTATTTATTCTTTGGACCAGACCTTTATATAGCAAGGCTTATCCAAATGATCATTGGTGTTTTGACATTATTCTTTATCTTCCTTGTAGGAGACAGGGTCTTTGGAAGAAAGGCCGCTATTATTTCTCTTGGCCTAGCCTCTTTTTATGATATGTTTATTCTACATGAAAGCCTTCTTCTCCTTGAGACATTAGCAGGTTTTTTAAATATAATATCCTTATTTTTTCTTCTTAAAATAGAAAAAGAACCCTGTTTTAAAAATATATTTCTTTCTGGTCTTTTCTTGGGATTATCAACCATTTCAAGGGCAAATATTTTGCTTTTTTTACCCTTTATCTTTCTATGGATGATTTTTGTTTTAAAGAAAAAAGCTATTTTGAGCTTTTCTTTACTTTCTCTATTTACCCTTCTTTTTATTTCGCCTGTAACTATAGCAAATTATTGTGCATCGGGTAAATTCCTCTTAGTCTCAGGCAATGGTCCTATAAACCTTTGGGTTGGAAATAACGAAAGGGCTGATGGAACATATGCCCAACCACCATTTTCTCCAAAGCTAGAAAAAAGGATAAAAGAGATAGGAGATAAAGCACTTATAGAGGATGTTATAAGATTTATTAAGGAAAAACCAAAGATGTTTATAAACCTTACTATTCGTAAATTCTTTTTATTCTGGGGTGCATTTGAGATTGCAAACAATATGAACTATGAGCAAATGAAAAGCTGGTCATCTATTATGAAACTTCCATTTTTTATAGGCTTTGGAACAATTGGACCATTGGCTTTATTTGGAATATTCTTGTCATTAAGAAAAAGGGAATGCCTTCTCCTTAACTTATATATTCTCTCTTTTACAATCTCTACCATAATATTTTCAATCATGGCTAGGCATAAAATTGTTTTTCTTCCCTCGCTTATTATTTTTTCTTCTTTTTCTATTCTTTGGTTTTACGAGAAAATTTTAAAAATGGATTATAAAAAAATCTTGCTTTTATTCCCAGTTTTTCTTTTTTCTTTTCTTCTTGTCTGGAATAAAGAGGTTTATTCCTCCTTTTTTCCATTTATCCATCCAGAGGGCATTCACATTCAAGAAAAGGGTTATACTATAATTAAGGATGCAAGCAATGATTGGAGGGGAGGAAATGCTGTTATCTTTTCTGATAAGGAGGCTATAAAAAAAGAGATTATTATTACAGAAGACCTCTCTTTATACAAAGAAGCAGAAATAGGTTTTAAGTATTGCCTTGATGAATTTCCAGGCATCTTAACCATTAAAATCAATGATAGCTTCTCTCTTCCTCTAAGATTGGGTATGTCAACACAAGGTCTGGTTAAGGGTTTTGGCTTTTCAATCCCAATAAAATCATTAAAAAAGGGGAAGAATTCCATTATTTTAAGTGTAGATGGAAAATCACATTTTGGGCTTCTTTATGATACAACATACACATTTAAAAGGTCTTATGAATTTAAGGATAATAATTTTAGAAAGATAAAGCAGGGTGAATTTATGCTCTGGCTTTTACTTAAACAACATAAAGAAAAAAACGCAATTACTCAAGTAAAATAA
- a CDS encoding MraY family glycosyltransferase: MTFSIYLWIFLASLFGALIGTPIIRKIALKFNIVDLPSGRKIHLEPIPLLGGFVIAIVFLLVFSLFSKPSGEIIAVILSSILIILVGLIDDIRGFPPFLKLSFQILATWLIIIFGTSISFTNNPNIDIPFTFLWVVGITNAFNLLDNMDGLSVGIAGIASFFFFVLSAIGGQYLVGSLSIALCGSCLGFLRYNFKPAKIFMGDTGSMFIGFILSIIGIKLRFSDDISFSWIIPIIILGIPIFDTTLVTISRMMRKAKVSEAAKDHTSHRLVAFGLTHIKAVLLLYTIGIILGLLSILLANFRIGYFIIPVFIIFFIGGIIFFETKEKESFKQA, encoded by the coding sequence ATGACCTTCTCAATTTATCTTTGGATATTTCTTGCCTCTCTCTTTGGTGCTTTAATTGGAACGCCAATAATTAGAAAGATTGCTTTAAAGTTTAATATTGTTGATCTTCCATCTGGAAGAAAGATACATTTAGAACCTATTCCCTTACTCGGCGGCTTTGTAATTGCAATTGTCTTTCTTCTTGTTTTTTCTTTATTTTCAAAACCATCGGGCGAGATAATTGCTGTAATTCTTTCTTCCATTTTAATTATCCTTGTTGGGCTTATAGATGATATAAGAGGTTTTCCTCCATTTTTAAAGCTTTCTTTCCAAATACTGGCAACATGGCTTATAATAATCTTCGGAACAAGCATATCCTTTACAAACAATCCAAATATTGATATTCCCTTTACATTTTTATGGGTTGTTGGGATTACAAATGCCTTTAATCTATTGGATAATATGGATGGCTTATCTGTTGGGATAGCAGGGATTGCATCTTTCTTCTTCTTTGTTCTTTCTGCAATAGGGGGTCAATATCTGGTAGGCTCTTTATCCATTGCCCTTTGTGGATCCTGCCTTGGGTTTTTAAGGTATAATTTCAAGCCTGCAAAAATCTTTATGGGAGATACAGGCTCTATGTTTATTGGCTTTATCTTAAGCATTATTGGAATAAAGCTAAGATTTTCTGATGATATTTCCTTTAGCTGGATTATTCCCATTATTATTTTAGGCATTCCCATATTTGATACAACCCTTGTTACAATATCAAGGATGATGAGAAAGGCTAAGGTAAGCGAAGCAGCGAAAGACCATACCTCGCATAGGTTGGTAGCCTTTGGATTAACACACATAAAGGCTGTTTTGTTGCTTTATACAATTGGCATAATTCTAGGTCTATTATCTATCCTTCTTGCTAATTTTAGAATTGGATATTTTATAATCCCTGTTTTTATTATCTTTTTCATAGGAGGGATTATCTTCTTTGAAACAAAAGAGAAAGAAAGTTTTAAACAAGCCTAA